Genomic window (Methanobrevibacter sp. TMH8):
AAATTTACTGATAAAGGGTTGAAAAAAGGGAAAATTTATTATTATAAAATTCGTTCATATACTATTGTAAATAATGTAAAAAATTACAGTACATTTAGTACAATAAAAGGAGCTAAGGTAAAATAAACAACTGATTTTAGGAGTTTGAATAAAATAAACACATATTTTATATTATTAGCTATTTTGTATATTTTTTCTTTATATTTTTTCTTTTTAATTTTTCTTTTTAATTTTTAAAAATTTTTTAAATATTAATATATAATTTTCAATTATAGAAAATTTCAATTATAAAAAATCTATTTTTAAATCAAAAAACATTATATAATTATAAATTTTTTTATTATAAAAACTAGACAGAATGTGTTAAATATAAAAATTAGACAGCATGTTTAAATATAAAAACTAGAAAGAATGTGTTAAATATAAAAATCTTAATAAAAACTTCAAATAATATTAAATATTTAATTAAGTTCCAGTTTATGAGTTTAAGATAAATTTAATCATAGTATAATTGTCAAATCAAAATTTATTGTTATAAATTTTTTATTTTTAAACAATTTATAAAAAAAATAAGTCAAATACATTTAATTAATTAATTAATAAATAAAAAAAAATAAAAAAATAAAGAAAAATGAAATAGAATTAGAATGGGACTGGAAGTCCTAATTCTCTTCTACTGTCACTTTCTTTTTTAGCGTTATCTTTCTTGCCTTGTGATAGTTTTTCTAGTAATGGTAATCCTGGTTTTACACTATCCATTGCTTTAGTTTCAATAATTCCAGCTTCTACAGCTTGGTCAAATATTGAAGCACCAGCATCAGTTCTTTTGAGAACAGTAGACCAACCATCTGGAGAACCTACAGAACCGGTAGACACATCAGCTAACTCAGCAGTATAATCTGGACAAATATTACATCCAGCTTGTTCATATCCGTGAGTTTCTTTTAATGGGAGACCGATTTCTTCTCCTAATGATTTAATCCAGAATTTACCTTTTCCAATATCCATTTTCTCAGTTACTTCAGGTGAAGATTTCATTTTTTCACTGATGAAAGTCTCAAGTGAAGCAAATGGGAAGTTTTCCATACAGAAAATACCAACTACTAATGCTAATTTATCAGCTAAGAATCTTGTTCCAAATGGATAAGATTGCATTTTTCTGATACCTTGTAATTGACATGGAATTCCAACAGTTCCAACTTTTTCAAGACCGTATTGTCTTACAGCACTTTTCAATGCAGCAACGTTCGGAGAGAAAGTGTATTTTGTTCCTGCTGCGGAAATGATTTCATCAGCAGTCATAGCTACGAGAGGTTCTGGTTTCCATAATTCTTCGCCAGGTCCTGCTACTACAGCTCCTTCAATAATTCCTTCATCTAATGCATAAGATAATAATGCTGTTACGATTCCACCATCTTGTGAGACTTTTTGGATTTGTTTGTCAGTAGCTCTTGCAGATACAGCTTCTTTGTAAGTACCTAATACCATTTTAAATCCTCCTATAGTCCTAAATCCTTATTGATCTGTTCTGCAGGGAACCAGCTTCTTGGACAGTGAGTGTAGCATATACCACATTTAATACATCTGTCTATATTTACTTCTGGTCTTCCTTCTCTCATTTCAATAGCTCTAGTTTGACAAGCCATTGCACAAGTTCCACATCCAGTACAAAGAGATTTATTAACAATATTTTTTTGTAAATCGCAACCACAGTTAGCTGTGCATCCAGCCATGTCGAGCATAGGTTGTAAGTATTCCATGTCTCCGTTTATAAGTGCAACTACAGTTTTAGCTACAATTTCTGGAGATACAGGACAACCTGGCATTGAACAATCTACTTGGATTATGTCTCCAATTGGTAAAAATGCTTCATGTTTTGGTTGTGCTTGTTGTCCACCACGACAATATCTGGTGAAACATCCATTCATAGCACATGATCCATAAGCACATACTAATTTAGCTTTTTCTCTTAATTTTTTAAGTTCATGCATACTATGTTCATCTTGTAAACAAACGGACCCTTCAACTAATGCTAAATCCATTTCTGGCATGTCATCAATTGCGTATGGGTTGTTTTCATCATCATACCATACGTCAACTAAGGTTTGTCCGTATACAATGTCTACCATATCAGTAAGTAGGTCAGCGAGTATGTCATAATTTTCAGTTAATGCCATACCGTCACCAGAGCACCCACTCAAGTGAAAATATCCTATTCTTGGTTTATCAGCCACTTTTTCAACCTCCTGTTGTGAAGATTCATCATCTTTTGGCTTAATTGGCTTAGCTTGTTGTACTTGTTTACCTCCAAGTCCTAAAAACCTTTTAATTCTTGCAAGCATTTGCTAAACCCCTATTTCTTTTAAAATCATCTCAATGGCTTTAGGGATTGAATTTTTTACAGGCTCAGTCAAGCCCATATCCACATTCGGTGCAGAAATTTCCTTTGGTTTACATCCTACGATAACTACTTCGATTTTTTCAGCTAAATCATGAAGTGGTTCTTCAACAGGCCATGAATGAACATTTTCATATGCTCCCCGTGGCATGTCATAAGGACTAAAAATTTTTAGAGTTCCTGGTTCTGCATCAAACTCCACAACATCAACTACAATTATCTTTTTCCAACTTTCATGTGGTAAAGTAAATATAAAGTGTGTTGCACCAGTTCCTGCATCAATAAACATGGTGTCATTTGGCATTTCTTTATCTTTAAAATATTCTTCTAAAGCATTAATAACTTCAGGTCCGAAACCATCATCTTTAAAGAGTATGTTTCCGCACCCTACAACTAATGTTTCTGCATCGTATGGCATATTTTTCCCTTAGAATAATCCATTAATAATATCAACGATTGTAAAGTAATAATAACTTTAACTCATCAACAAATTAACTTAGATTCTTACCATTTCGTTTTTAACAACGCTCTTGTCTTCATCATCTACTACCATTACATGAGTAGCACAAGATAAACAAGGGTCATAAGCTCGTATTACGTGAGGTCCCCATTCATGATGGAATCCTTCGGTTGCAGGCCCCATAGTTGGAATATTCCAAGTAGTAGGTACTAATGCACTATAGAATTGAGTTTTTCCATCAGCAACTTGTGCCATGTGAATATCAGTTCCTCTAGGTCCTTCAATAGGTCCAATACCAAGCTTATTTGTACCTCTTGGGTCAAAGTCAGCCATAGTATTTGCAGAAGTATCTAACTCGTCTAAGATAGCAATTGCTCTAGAAAGATAAGTTTTCATTTCTACAGCTCTAGCTACATGTTGAGCTACAACTCCTTGATCTTTGAATCCTCCGAATTTAGCTGCTCTTGCTCTTGGACCAGTTTCTACATTTACACCATCGTATAAAGGAATGGTAGAACAAGCTCTTTTAGCTATTTCTGCATCATCATACCAACTTTCAGGCATGATTTCAGTAAATCTATCTAAATCAAAGAATTCTTTTTTACCGTAAATTTTATCACTAGCAAATACAGGTTGGTCATGTACACCTAAACCTTCTGGGAATCCTTTGTCTGCAACTAAACCAGTAATTAATTCAACATGTGAATCTACAACAGGTACTAATGCTTTTAATCTTGAATATAATTTTTTCCTAGCTAATTCACTAATGTTACTAGCCATACCACCTATTCTAATATCAGATGGGTGGATACCTTCACCAGCAACCATATCTACAACATATTGTGCATTTTTTCTTATTGTAGAAACACTGTTTACAGCATCAGCAAATAAGTTTTCTGGCACAACATCAGTAGCTATTAAAAAATGGTGTATAGCGTGACTGTTAACTGTGTGTGCAGCTAAGGTTAATTCTCTCAACAACTTTGCGGCTTTAGGAATTTCAATATCTAATGAATCATCCATTGCCTCTACGGAAGCTAAAGTATGAGGTATTGGGCATACACCACAAATCCTCTGACACATAACTGGTGCAGTCTCAGGTGCTTTACCAGCTACGAGTTTCTCTAAGCCTCTAACAGGTGTGATACTAAAGTATCTTCCTTTGGTAACTATCCCTTCATCATCAACTTCCATGACAAGCTCAGCATGTCCTTCTTGTCGAGATGTAGGAGATATAACTATTCTTTCGCTCAAATGTGTCACCTCTTTATTTATAAAAAATTAGAAACTAACAAATAATATTTACATAACTCTTTATTAATAAAGTTTTCATTTGAAAAAAAAAGAAACACTTATATATAATAACAGTAACTTTAAGTGTTGTTAAAAAACAAGATTTTTAATAAAAATTTTAACATCAGTATTAATCCAAATATAAAGGTCATTAGTATAATTATAGCTAAAATTATAACTATACAGGACAAATCAAAAAAATCTAAATCAAAAAAATAAATACTATCTTAAATGAATAAAAATTATAATGAGGATACTATACAGAATCATAATAATAAAGAAAAACAAGAAAATATTAAGAATTGATGGGAAAAGAATAATGATTCATTTATAACAGCTTAATGACTCATATACTAATAATTGTTTTATAAATATAGAAAGATATATTAACTAAATAATATATATTATATCATGTATAATTATGTTATAGTTAATAAACATAAGATTTAACTAATTTGGTTATATTAATCTAAATAAGAAATAAATCTAAATAAAAAAGCCTAAAAAAATAAAAAAGAAAAAAACAAAAAATAAGTGTTATTAACGGCATAATATACCAAATTTTAAAGAGGTAATTAAATGAAAAATTCAAATATAATTATTTCAGTTATAATAGTGTTATGTATAGCTGGGGGAGTAACAGCTTACAGCATTACCAACCCAGAAGGAAGCATATTTAGTCTTCCAGGTTTCACTCCATCAAGTGATAGTGGAGCTGGAGATTTAGCTGGCGATAATGGTGTAAACAACGGAACAACAAGTAACAGTAGTGGAAGTACTGGTGGAAGTTCAAGTGGATCTTCAAATGGAGGATCTAGTAGTCAGAGCTCTGGAAGTAGTGGAAGTAATGTCCATATAGGAATGACTTCATCACAAGCACAAACAATTATCAACAATGCTGTTGGTGAACCCGGAGCTTATGCAGGCAGTGCACAATGGGATAGCTCTATAAATATGTGGGTAGCAAAAATTTACGACAAAGATGGAAATGTTGTAGATGCCATTGGTGTCGATTCAAATAAGCGTACCAATAGAGTATAACTATTAAAAAAGAATAATAGCTAGCTTAAAGTTAGCTATTAACTTATAATAGCTATCAAATAATTAAATTAATAATAAAATAAAATTCATA
Coding sequences:
- the frhB gene encoding coenzyme F420 hydrogenase subunit beta, with product MVLGTYKEAVSARATDKQIQKVSQDGGIVTALLSYALDEGIIEGAVVAGPGEELWKPEPLVAMTADEIISAAGTKYTFSPNVAALKSAVRQYGLEKVGTVGIPCQLQGIRKMQSYPFGTRFLADKLALVVGIFCMENFPFASLETFISEKMKSSPEVTEKMDIGKGKFWIKSLGEEIGLPLKETHGYEQAGCNICPDYTAELADVSTGSVGSPDGWSTVLKRTDAGASIFDQAVEAGIIETKAMDSVKPGLPLLEKLSQGKKDNAKKESDSRRELGLPVPF
- the frhG gene encoding coenzyme F420 hydrogenase subunit gamma, with the protein product MLARIKRFLGLGGKQVQQAKPIKPKDDESSQQEVEKVADKPRIGYFHLSGCSGDGMALTENYDILADLLTDMVDIVYGQTLVDVWYDDENNPYAIDDMPEMDLALVEGSVCLQDEHSMHELKKLREKAKLVCAYGSCAMNGCFTRYCRGGQQAQPKHEAFLPIGDIIQVDCSMPGCPVSPEIVAKTVVALINGDMEYLQPMLDMAGCTANCGCDLQKNIVNKSLCTGCGTCAMACQTRAIEMREGRPEVNIDRCIKCGICYTHCPRSWFPAEQINKDLGL
- the frhD gene encoding coenzyme F420-reducing hydrogenase, FrhD protein yields the protein MPYDAETLVVGCGNILFKDDGFGPEVINALEEYFKDKEMPNDTMFIDAGTGATHFIFTLPHESWKKIIVVDVVEFDAEPGTLKIFSPYDMPRGAYENVHSWPVEEPLHDLAEKIEVVIVGCKPKEISAPNVDMGLTEPVKNSIPKAIEMILKEIGV
- the frhA gene encoding coenzyme F420 hydrogenase subunit alpha — protein: MSERIVISPTSRQEGHAELVMEVDDEGIVTKGRYFSITPVRGLEKLVAGKAPETAPVMCQRICGVCPIPHTLASVEAMDDSLDIEIPKAAKLLRELTLAAHTVNSHAIHHFLIATDVVPENLFADAVNSVSTIRKNAQYVVDMVAGEGIHPSDIRIGGMASNISELARKKLYSRLKALVPVVDSHVELITGLVADKGFPEGLGVHDQPVFASDKIYGKKEFFDLDRFTEIMPESWYDDAEIAKRACSTIPLYDGVNVETGPRARAAKFGGFKDQGVVAQHVARAVEMKTYLSRAIAILDELDTSANTMADFDPRGTNKLGIGPIEGPRGTDIHMAQVADGKTQFYSALVPTTWNIPTMGPATEGFHHEWGPHVIRAYDPCLSCATHVMVVDDEDKSVVKNEMVRI
- a CDS encoding endoglucanase — encoded protein: MKNSNIIISVIIVLCIAGGVTAYSITNPEGSIFSLPGFTPSSDSGAGDLAGDNGVNNGTTSNSSGSTGGSSSGSSNGGSSSQSSGSSGSNVHIGMTSSQAQTIINNAVGEPGAYAGSAQWDSSINMWVAKIYDKDGNVVDAIGVDSNKRTNRV